Proteins found in one Limnobaculum xujianqingii genomic segment:
- the queE gene encoding 7-carboxy-7-deazaguanine synthase QueE: MSYPVNELFQTLQGEGFFTGVPAIFIRLQACPVGCSWCDTKHTWEKIANRQQPIDDILAKTQESDSWGEANASQLLTILHQPQYTARHIVITGGEPCLYDLLPLTSLLEQHGFQCQIETSGTQPVTCSADTWVTVSPKVDMRGGLNVISQALIRADEIKHPVARERDIEQLDELLAMLSDNKKRVIALQPISQNPRATELCIKSCIERNWRLSMQTHKYLGIE; the protein is encoded by the coding sequence ATGTCATATCCCGTTAATGAGCTATTTCAAACCCTACAGGGTGAGGGTTTCTTCACCGGTGTTCCCGCTATTTTTATTCGTTTACAGGCTTGCCCGGTTGGCTGTAGCTGGTGTGATACCAAACACACATGGGAAAAGATTGCTAATCGTCAGCAACCAATAGATGACATTCTGGCGAAGACTCAGGAAAGTGACAGTTGGGGAGAAGCTAATGCTTCACAACTACTGACTATTTTGCATCAGCCGCAATATACGGCACGCCACATAGTCATTACCGGTGGTGAGCCTTGCCTCTATGATTTACTTCCTCTGACCAGTTTACTGGAGCAGCATGGTTTTCAGTGTCAGATTGAAACCAGCGGTACTCAACCGGTGACCTGCTCGGCAGATACCTGGGTGACGGTTTCCCCTAAAGTCGATATGCGCGGTGGATTGAATGTCATATCTCAGGCTTTGATAAGGGCTGATGAAATAAAACACCCGGTGGCCCGTGAACGGGACATTGAACAGTTAGATGAGCTGTTAGCCATGCTGTCAGATAATAAAAAGCGCGTGATAGCGTTACAGCCGATTAGTCAAAACCCGAGGGCGACCGAGCTTTGCATTAAGAGCTGTATTGAACGCAACTGGCGGTTGTCGATGCAGACGCATAAATATCTTGGAATAGAATGA
- the mazG gene encoding nucleoside triphosphate pyrophosphohydrolase, whose amino-acid sequence MDQITPIQRLLNIMNRLRDPENGCPWDKQQTFETIAPYTLEETYEVLDAIRRSDFGDLRDELGDLLFQVVFYARMADEQNRFNFDDICNSISDKLERRHPHVFDTQTQHDSQEVIAGWEKRKGEERAQKAQFSVLDDIPEVLPALMRAHKIQKRCASVGFDWTTLGPVLDKVYEEIDEVMHEAKQVVIDQSKLEEELGDLFFATVNLSRHLGHKAESALQAANRKFERRFRQVEQLVAQSGKSMEQASLDEMEAAWQQVKILENQTEK is encoded by the coding sequence ATGGATCAGATTACTCCGATTCAGCGGTTGCTGAATATTATGAACCGGTTACGTGACCCGGAAAATGGATGCCCTTGGGATAAGCAGCAGACGTTTGAGACCATTGCGCCTTATACGCTGGAAGAAACTTATGAAGTGTTGGATGCTATCCGACGTTCAGACTTTGGCGATTTGCGTGATGAACTGGGGGATTTGCTGTTTCAGGTGGTGTTTTATGCGCGTATGGCGGATGAGCAAAACCGGTTTAATTTTGATGATATCTGTAACAGTATCAGCGATAAGCTGGAGCGTCGCCATCCCCATGTTTTTGATACTCAAACTCAACACGATAGTCAGGAAGTGATTGCCGGTTGGGAGAAGCGCAAAGGTGAGGAACGGGCTCAGAAAGCGCAGTTTTCCGTGTTGGATGATATTCCGGAAGTGTTGCCTGCATTAATGCGAGCCCATAAAATTCAGAAGCGCTGCGCTTCAGTGGGATTTGACTGGACAACCTTAGGCCCGGTGTTGGATAAGGTGTACGAAGAGATCGATGAAGTGATGCATGAGGCTAAGCAAGTTGTCATCGACCAGTCTAAACTGGAAGAGGAGTTGGGTGATTTATTTTTCGCCACCGTTAACTTGAGTCGTCATCTGGGGCATAAAGCAGAAAGTGCCCTGCAGGCCGCAAATCGTAAGTTTGAACGTCGTTTCCGTCAGGTAGAACAATTGGTTGCTCAATCAGGAAAATCGATGGAGCAAGCATCGCTGGATGAAATGGAAGCAGCATGGCAACAGGTAAAAATCCTGGAAAATCAGACAGAAAAATAG
- the queD gene encoding 6-carboxytetrahydropterin synthase QueD — MMVTTLFKDFTFEAAHRLPNVPEGHKCSRLHGHSFAVRIEVTGEVNPITGWVMDFSEIKAAFKPILDRLDHYYLNDIPGLENPTSEVLAHWIWQQLKPELPLLSGVRVKETCSAGCVYKGE, encoded by the coding sequence ATTATGGTAACCACATTATTTAAAGATTTTACTTTTGAAGCAGCACATCGGTTGCCAAATGTTCCCGAAGGCCATAAATGCTCCCGTCTGCATGGGCACTCTTTTGCAGTCAGAATCGAAGTGACCGGTGAAGTAAATCCGATTACCGGCTGGGTAATGGACTTTTCTGAAATTAAAGCCGCTTTTAAGCCCATACTGGACCGTTTAGACCACTACTACCTGAACGATATCCCCGGACTGGAGAACCCTACCAGCGAAGTTTTAGCCCACTGGATTTGGCAACAGTTAAAGCCAGAGCTTCCATTGTTGAGTGGGGTTAGAGTGAAAGAGACGTGTAGTGCCGGGTGTGTGTATAAAGGGGAATAG
- the pyrG gene encoding glutamine hydrolyzing CTP synthase, producing MTTNYIFVTGGVVSSLGKGIAAASLAAILEARGLNVTMMKLDPYINLDPGTMSPIQHGEVFVTEDGAETDLDLGHYERFIRTKMTRRNNFTTGRIYSDVLRKERRGDYLGATVQVIPHITNAIKERVIAGAEGHDVALVEVGGTVGDIESLPFLEAIRQLAVEVGREHTLFMHLTLVPYMAASGEVKTKPTQHSVKELLSIGIQPDILVCRSDRAVPANERAKIALFCNVPEKAVISLKDVDSIYKIPALLKSQGLDEFICKRFRFDLPEANLAEWEQVIYEESNPTREVTIGMVGKYVELPDAYKSVIEALKHGGLKNRFSVNIKLIDSQDVEVRGEEVLSGLDAILVPGGFGYRGVEGKITAARYARENKIPYLGICLGMQVAMMEFARNVVGMPDANSTEFVPDCKYPVIALITEWRDEEGNVEVRTEESDLGGTMRLGSQLCHLTEGSLVRKLYGSPTITERHRHRYEVNNMLLPQIEAAGLLVAGRSADHKLVEIIELPDHPWFVASQFHPEFTSTPRDGHPLFAGFVKAAGEYQKRQED from the coding sequence ATGACAACTAATTATATATTTGTGACAGGCGGGGTTGTATCCTCACTCGGTAAAGGTATTGCAGCAGCCTCTCTGGCCGCTATTCTTGAAGCTCGTGGCTTAAATGTCACTATGATGAAGCTGGATCCATACATTAACCTCGATCCAGGTACCATGAGCCCAATTCAACACGGTGAAGTATTTGTCACCGAAGACGGTGCAGAAACCGATCTGGATTTGGGTCATTACGAACGTTTTATTCGCACTAAAATGACCCGCCGTAATAACTTTACGACCGGTCGTATTTATTCCGATGTATTACGCAAAGAGCGTCGCGGTGACTATCTGGGAGCAACCGTTCAGGTTATTCCTCATATTACCAATGCGATTAAAGAACGCGTTATTGCTGGTGCAGAAGGCCATGATGTGGCTTTGGTTGAAGTTGGCGGCACCGTTGGTGATATTGAATCACTGCCGTTCTTAGAAGCCATTCGCCAGTTAGCGGTTGAAGTAGGTCGTGAGCACACACTGTTTATGCATTTGACACTGGTGCCATACATGGCGGCTTCAGGTGAAGTGAAAACTAAACCAACCCAGCACTCGGTAAAAGAATTACTCTCTATCGGTATTCAGCCAGACATTCTGGTATGTCGTTCCGATCGTGCAGTTCCTGCCAATGAGCGGGCCAAAATTGCCCTGTTCTGTAACGTGCCTGAGAAGGCGGTTATTTCTCTAAAAGATGTTGATTCTATTTATAAAATCCCTGCACTGTTGAAGTCGCAAGGGCTGGATGAATTCATCTGTAAACGCTTCCGTTTCGACCTTCCTGAAGCTAACTTAGCTGAGTGGGAACAGGTGATTTATGAAGAGTCAAATCCTACTCGCGAAGTCACTATTGGCATGGTCGGCAAGTACGTAGAATTGCCTGATGCATATAAATCTGTCATCGAAGCATTAAAGCATGGTGGACTGAAGAATCGATTCAGCGTTAATATAAAGCTAATCGACTCGCAGGATGTTGAGGTCAGAGGTGAAGAAGTTCTGTCTGGTCTTGATGCGATTCTGGTTCCCGGTGGTTTTGGCTACCGTGGTGTAGAAGGCAAAATCACTGCTGCCCGCTATGCCCGTGAAAACAAGATCCCTTATTTGGGTATCTGTTTAGGCATGCAGGTTGCGATGATGGAGTTTGCACGTAATGTTGTTGGTATGCCCGATGCTAACTCGACCGAATTTGTGCCAGACTGTAAGTACCCGGTTATCGCGTTGATCACTGAATGGCGTGATGAAGAGGGGAATGTTGAAGTTCGCACAGAAGAGAGCGATTTAGGCGGAACCATGCGTTTAGGCAGCCAGTTATGTCATTTAACTGAAGGCAGTCTGGTTCGTAAACTGTACGGTTCACCAACAATTACAGAACGCCATCGCCATCGCTATGAAGTGAACAATATGCTGCTGCCGCAGATTGAAGCAGCAGGGTTACTTGTAGCAGGGCGTTCTGCTGACCATAAGCTGGTGGAAATTATTGAACTGCCTGATCATCCATGGTTTGTTGCCAGTCAGTTCCACCCGGAGTTCACATCAACTCCGCGTGATGGCCACCCACTGTTTGCCGGTTTTGTGAAGGCTGCTGGTGAGTACCAGAAGCGTCAGGAAGACTAA
- the relA gene encoding GTP diphosphokinase, giving the protein MVAVRSAHLNTAGEFELDKWIGSLGISSPELCERLAATWRYCEQQVQGNPDASLLLWRGLEVVEILATLSMDNESMRAALLFPLADAKIIDEETVKEQFGSEVANLVHGVLDMDAIRQLNATHNGSNTSIQVDNVRRMLLAMVEDFRCVVIKLAERIAHLREVKDEAEEVRVLAAKECFNIYAPLANRLGIGQLKWEMEDFCFRYLHPAEYKQIANLLHERRIDREVYIDTFVQTLRDSMKEQGIQGEIYGRPKHIYSIWRKMQKKALAFEELYDVRAVRIVVERLQDCYAALGIVHTHFRHLPSEFDDYVANPKPNGYQSIHTVVFGPKGHAVEIQIRTRQMHEDAELGVAAHWKYKEGSTVSGRSGYEERIAWLRKLIAWQEEMSDSGEMLDEVRSQVFDDRVYVFTPKGDVIDLPTGSTPLDFAYHIHSDVGHRCIGAKIGGRIVPFTYQLQMGDQIEIITQKQPNPSRDWLNPNLGFVNSSRARAKIQAWFKKQDRDKNILAGRQILDDELERLSISFKDAEKLLVPRYNVHSFDEVLAGIGGGDIRLNQLVNFLQSKFNQPTAEEADREALRQLNQKTANAQQRNAKNNSQIVVEGVGNLMHHIARCCQPIPGDDIVGFITQGRGISIHRSDCDQLNELKNHAPERLVEAVWGDCYSSGYSLVVRVVANDRSGLLRDITTILANEKVNVLSVSSRSDVKKQMATIDMEIELYNLQVLDRVLSRINQLPDIIEAKRLGVK; this is encoded by the coding sequence ATGGTTGCGGTAAGAAGTGCGCATTTAAATACAGCCGGAGAATTTGAGCTGGATAAATGGATCGGTAGTCTGGGTATTAGTAGCCCCGAATTATGCGAACGTTTGGCAGCGACCTGGCGGTATTGTGAGCAGCAGGTTCAGGGCAATCCGGATGCTTCCCTTCTGTTATGGCGAGGGTTGGAGGTAGTAGAAATTCTGGCTACCCTCAGCATGGATAATGAAAGCATGCGTGCTGCGCTGCTGTTTCCATTAGCTGATGCCAAAATTATTGATGAAGAAACAGTCAAAGAGCAGTTTGGTAGTGAGGTCGCCAATCTGGTACATGGTGTACTGGATATGGATGCCATTCGTCAGCTTAACGCGACGCACAATGGGTCTAATACCTCTATCCAGGTGGATAACGTTCGTCGTATGTTATTGGCAATGGTGGAAGATTTTCGCTGCGTGGTTATCAAGCTGGCAGAACGTATTGCCCATCTGCGTGAAGTTAAAGATGAAGCGGAAGAAGTCCGCGTTCTGGCAGCAAAAGAGTGTTTTAACATTTATGCTCCACTGGCTAACCGTTTAGGTATTGGTCAGTTAAAGTGGGAAATGGAAGATTTCTGTTTCCGCTATCTGCACCCGGCAGAATACAAACAGATTGCTAATTTATTGCATGAGCGCCGTATCGATCGTGAAGTGTATATTGATACTTTTGTGCAAACCCTGCGTGACTCGATGAAGGAGCAAGGTATTCAGGGGGAGATTTACGGCCGACCAAAGCATATTTACAGCATCTGGCGCAAAATGCAGAAAAAGGCACTGGCCTTTGAAGAACTGTATGATGTGCGAGCCGTGCGCATCGTAGTCGAACGTTTGCAGGATTGCTATGCGGCGCTGGGTATTGTGCATACTCATTTCCGTCATCTGCCCAGTGAGTTTGATGACTATGTGGCTAACCCAAAACCTAACGGCTATCAGTCGATCCATACTGTGGTGTTTGGTCCCAAAGGACATGCGGTAGAGATTCAAATTCGTACCCGTCAGATGCATGAAGATGCGGAGCTGGGGGTTGCAGCCCACTGGAAATATAAAGAGGGCAGTACGGTTTCAGGCCGTTCCGGTTACGAAGAGCGTATTGCCTGGTTGCGTAAACTGATCGCCTGGCAGGAAGAGATGTCTGACAGCGGCGAAATGCTGGATGAAGTCAGAAGTCAGGTATTTGACGATCGGGTATATGTATTTACTCCAAAAGGCGACGTGATTGATTTGCCAACCGGTTCCACACCGTTGGATTTCGCTTATCACATTCACAGCGATGTGGGCCACCGCTGTATCGGTGCCAAAATTGGTGGGCGTATCGTTCCTTTCACCTATCAATTACAGATGGGCGATCAGATTGAAATTATCACCCAAAAACAACCTAACCCAAGTAGGGACTGGCTGAATCCGAATCTGGGGTTTGTTAACAGCAGCAGAGCACGAGCTAAAATTCAGGCATGGTTTAAGAAGCAGGATCGGGATAAGAATATTCTTGCCGGTCGCCAAATTTTAGATGATGAGCTGGAACGTTTGAGTATCAGCTTTAAAGATGCGGAAAAGCTGCTGGTACCTCGTTATAACGTGCACTCTTTTGATGAAGTGTTAGCGGGTATTGGCGGTGGTGATATTCGCCTCAACCAGCTGGTGAATTTCCTGCAAAGCAAATTTAACCAGCCAACGGCGGAAGAGGCAGATCGTGAAGCTCTGCGTCAACTGAATCAAAAAACGGCCAATGCTCAGCAGCGTAATGCGAAGAATAACAGCCAGATTGTGGTAGAAGGGGTTGGTAACCTGATGCACCATATCGCCCGTTGCTGCCAGCCAATTCCGGGCGATGATATTGTTGGCTTTATCACTCAGGGGCGTGGAATCTCGATTCACCGTTCCGATTGCGATCAGTTAAATGAACTGAAGAATCATGCGCCAGAGCGTTTGGTGGAGGCGGTATGGGGTGACTGTTACTCCAGTGGTTATTCGCTGGTAGTCAGAGTAGTTGCTAACGACCGCAGCGGTTTGCTGCGAGATATCACGACTATTCTGGCTAACGAAAAAGTAAATGTACTGAGCGTGTCCAGCCGCAGCGATGTGAAAAAGCAGATGGCCACCATTGATATGGAGATCGAACTGTATAATTTGCAGGTGTTGGATCGGGTACTGTCGCGGATTAATCAGTTGCCGGATATTATTGAGGCTAAGAGGTTGGGGGTTAAGTAA
- the eno gene encoding phosphopyruvate hydratase, with protein sequence MSKIVKVLGREIIDSRGNPTVEAEVHLEGGFVGLAAAPSGASTGSREALELRDGDKARYMGKGVLKAVAAVNGPIAQAVIGKDAKDQANIDKIMIDLDGTENKSKFGANAILAVSLAAAKAAAASKGMPLFEHIAELNGTPGKFSMPLPMMNIINGGEHADNNVDIQEFMIQPIGAKTLKEAVRIGSEVFHNLAKVLKSKGMSTAVGDEGGYAPNLESNAAALAAIKEAVEQAGYVLGKDVTLAMDCAASEFYNKETGNYELKGEGKTFTSQEFTHYLEELTKQYPIVSIEDGLDESDWDGFAYQTKVMGDKIQLVGDDLFVTNTKILKEGIEKGIANSILIKFNQIGSLTETLAAIKMAKDAGYTAVISHRSGETEDATIADLAVGTAAGQIKTGSMSRSDRVAKYNQLIRIEEALGDRAPFNGLKEVKGQG encoded by the coding sequence ATGTCCAAAATCGTTAAAGTGCTCGGTCGTGAAATTATCGACTCTCGTGGCAATCCCACTGTTGAAGCTGAAGTTCATTTAGAAGGCGGTTTTGTAGGTCTGGCTGCTGCGCCATCAGGTGCTTCTACTGGTTCTCGTGAAGCTCTGGAACTGCGTGACGGCGATAAAGCTCGTTATATGGGTAAAGGTGTACTGAAAGCTGTTGCAGCGGTAAACGGCCCAATTGCACAAGCTGTTATTGGTAAAGATGCAAAAGATCAGGCTAACATCGATAAGATCATGATCGACTTAGATGGCACTGAGAACAAATCTAAATTCGGTGCTAACGCGATTCTGGCGGTTTCTTTAGCAGCAGCTAAAGCAGCAGCAGCATCAAAAGGCATGCCTTTATTTGAGCACATTGCTGAACTGAACGGCACCCCAGGCAAATTCTCTATGCCATTACCAATGATGAACATCATCAATGGTGGTGAGCACGCTGATAACAACGTTGATATTCAAGAGTTTATGATTCAGCCAATCGGCGCGAAAACTCTGAAAGAAGCGGTACGTATCGGTTCTGAAGTATTCCACAACCTGGCAAAAGTGCTGAAATCTAAAGGCATGAGCACTGCGGTAGGTGACGAAGGTGGTTATGCACCTAACCTGGAGTCTAACGCTGCTGCACTGGCTGCTATCAAAGAAGCAGTAGAACAAGCAGGTTATGTACTGGGTAAAGATGTGACTTTAGCGATGGACTGTGCAGCTTCTGAGTTCTACAACAAAGAAACTGGCAACTATGAGCTGAAAGGCGAAGGCAAAACCTTCACTTCTCAAGAGTTCACTCACTATCTGGAAGAGCTGACCAAGCAATACCCAATCGTTTCCATCGAAGATGGTTTAGACGAATCAGACTGGGATGGCTTTGCTTACCAGACTAAAGTAATGGGTGACAAAATCCAACTGGTTGGTGACGATCTGTTCGTAACTAACACCAAGATCCTGAAAGAGGGTATCGAAAAAGGTATCGCTAACTCTATCCTGATCAAATTTAACCAAATCGGTTCTCTGACCGAAACTTTAGCTGCTATCAAAATGGCTAAAGATGCTGGTTACACGGCTGTTATCTCTCACCGTTCAGGTGAAACTGAAGATGCTACCATCGCTGATTTAGCGGTAGGTACAGCTGCTGGCCAAATCAAAACGGGTTCTATGAGCCGTTCTGACCGTGTTGCTAAGTACAACCAATTAATCCGTATTGAAGAAGCGCTGGGGGACCGTGCTCCATTCAACGGTTTAAAAGAAGTGAAAGGTCAGGGTTAA